From the genome of Gracilibacillus salitolerans, one region includes:
- a CDS encoding YhdT family protein has protein sequence MKELDKNPIKIANREALIGVLLVVFHFTWWFTFAYGLGKKDPSEYQYILGFPAWFFYSCIAGIIIMAILVFIIVKFFFTDIPFDDEEFEQL, from the coding sequence ATGAAAGAACTAGATAAAAATCCTATTAAAATCGCCAATCGCGAAGCCCTTATTGGAGTCCTCTTAGTAGTGTTTCATTTTACCTGGTGGTTTACTTTTGCCTATGGATTAGGAAAAAAAGACCCATCTGAATATCAATATATTTTAGGATTTCCTGCGTGGTTTTTTTATAGCTGTATTGCAGGTATCATCATTATGGCCATTCTCGTATTTATTATCGTGAAATTCTTTTTCACTGACATACCTTTTGATGATGAGGAGTTCGAGCAATTATGA
- the panF gene encoding sodium/pantothenate symporter — MNLVASITLFSSVAIIFLIGLLASRTTNPSTSFMEDYYLGGRSLGGFVLAMTMTATYGSASSFIGGPGVAYNEGLGWVLLSVIQVSTGYFTLMILGKRFAIVAKKYKAITMVDFLKERYQSKWVVLLSSFSIIVFLFSAMAAQWIGGGRLIESITGLSYHSALLIFVLTVLVYVTFGGFRAVTLTDSIQGTIMIIGTVILLGSIIMAGGGVSSIMADLRAENPNLITPYGADGSLSPQYVSSFWILVGVGVVALPQIVVRAMSYKNTRSFHRALIIGTIVVGVIMLNMHLIGVFARPILPGVEVADTVIPLIALEVLPAWLAGIVLAAPLAAIMSTVDSLLLLVSSTIVKDVYLNYIQPHAPKKKVRKLSMIITAILGFIVYLIAINPPDLIIWLNLYTIGGLEAAFIWPVVMGIYWKKGNKHGAIAAIITGFLSYILFQAFYPEPFGMHAVVSSIAISLIAYVGASLSLKKE; from the coding sequence ATGAATTTAGTAGCGTCTATCACATTATTCAGTTCGGTTGCCATCATTTTTTTGATTGGTTTACTTGCAAGCAGAACGACCAATCCAAGTACTTCTTTTATGGAAGATTATTATTTAGGTGGGCGCAGTTTAGGTGGATTCGTCTTAGCGATGACAATGACTGCTACCTACGGAAGTGCCAGCAGTTTTATCGGTGGACCCGGTGTAGCCTACAATGAAGGATTAGGTTGGGTATTATTATCCGTTATTCAAGTCTCTACAGGTTATTTCACTTTAATGATTCTCGGAAAAAGGTTTGCTATCGTAGCAAAAAAATATAAAGCAATAACGATGGTTGACTTTTTAAAAGAACGATATCAATCCAAATGGGTCGTATTATTGTCTTCATTTAGTATCATTGTCTTTTTATTTTCTGCCATGGCTGCTCAATGGATTGGTGGGGGCCGGTTAATCGAATCTATTACAGGATTATCCTATCATTCTGCCTTACTCATTTTTGTATTAACCGTACTCGTTTATGTCACATTCGGTGGGTTCCGTGCAGTAACATTAACTGACTCCATTCAAGGAACGATTATGATTATCGGAACAGTTATCTTGCTTGGATCTATTATTATGGCAGGAGGCGGCGTCTCCTCCATCATGGCTGATCTTAGAGCAGAGAATCCAAATTTAATTACACCATACGGGGCAGACGGAAGCTTATCACCACAATACGTATCATCCTTTTGGATATTGGTTGGTGTCGGGGTTGTTGCGTTACCGCAAATTGTAGTCCGAGCAATGTCCTATAAAAACACAAGATCTTTTCATCGCGCACTAATCATTGGCACTATTGTTGTTGGTGTGATTATGTTAAATATGCACTTAATTGGGGTATTTGCTCGTCCGATTTTGCCAGGTGTTGAAGTAGCTGATACGGTGATACCGTTAATCGCTTTAGAAGTATTACCTGCGTGGTTAGCGGGAATTGTGTTGGCAGCACCACTTGCAGCAATTATGTCAACGGTCGATTCCTTACTTTTATTAGTCAGCTCAACAATTGTAAAAGACGTCTACCTTAATTACATACAACCACACGCACCTAAGAAAAAAGTGCGTAAGCTAAGTATGATCATAACTGCTATTTTAGGGTTCATAGTTTACTTAATTGCGATAAATCCACCAGATTTAATTATTTGGCTAAACTTATATACAATTGGTGGATTGGAAGCAGCCTTTATCTGGCCGGTTGTAATGGGGATCTATTGGAAAAAGGGGAATAAACACGGGGCTATCGCAGCAATTATCACAGGCTTTCTCTCCTATATTTTGTTTCAGGCCTTTTACCCGGAACCATTCGGAATGCATGCAGTTGTCTCATCGATAGCGATATCACTTATTGCATATGTTGGAGCTAGTTTGAGTTTGAAAAAAGAGTAG
- a CDS encoding PrkA family serine protein kinase, with protein MDILRRVQEYRQTQDALKWEGTFAEYLELLKEKPYLAQSAHSRIYQMIKDEGVEEENGVRKYNFFSHQLFGLEEALEKLVEEYFHPAAKRLDVKKRILLLMGPVSGGKSTLVTLLKRGLEQYTLTDQGAVYAIKGCPMHENPLHLIPQHLRADFEQDYGIKIEGSLSPLNRLRLEEDYGGKIEEVKVERIFFSEDNRVGIGTFSPSDPKSQDIADLTGSIDFSTIATYGSESDPRAYRFDGELNKANRGLMEFQEMLKCDEKFLWHLLSLTQEGNFKAGRFALISADEMIVAHTNESEYRSFISNKKNEALHSRMIVMPIPYNLKLDQEERIYRKMIEESDIQDAHIAPHTLKIAAMFTILTRLKESKQSNISMLKKLYLYNDQDVEGFSDQDVNALKKEYSDEGMTGIDPRYVINRISSTIIRKEMQAINALDVLRSLKDGLDDHPSITKEQKEDYLDFISVARKEYDELAKKEVQKAFVYSYEESAKTLMDNYLDNVEAFCNKTKLQDPLTGEEMHPDEKLMRSIEEQIGISENAKKAFREEILIRISAYARKGKKFDYQSHERLREAIQKKLFADLKDVVKITTSTKTPDEQQLKKMNEVVATLVEEYGYNTQSANDLLRYVGSLLNR; from the coding sequence ATGGATATTTTAAGAAGGGTACAAGAATATCGACAAACACAAGATGCCTTAAAATGGGAAGGTACATTTGCAGAGTATCTTGAATTGTTAAAAGAAAAGCCATACCTTGCACAATCTGCTCATTCCCGTATATATCAAATGATAAAAGATGAAGGGGTAGAAGAAGAAAACGGTGTGCGTAAATATAACTTTTTCAGTCATCAATTATTTGGGTTGGAAGAAGCATTAGAAAAGCTGGTCGAGGAATATTTTCATCCAGCAGCCAAAAGGCTAGATGTTAAAAAGCGAATTTTATTATTAATGGGACCGGTAAGTGGTGGGAAATCCACTTTAGTAACATTATTAAAAAGAGGTTTAGAGCAATACACGTTGACTGACCAAGGTGCGGTGTATGCGATTAAAGGTTGCCCAATGCATGAAAACCCGCTGCATCTTATTCCGCAACATTTGAGAGCAGATTTTGAACAGGATTATGGAATTAAAATTGAAGGAAGTTTATCTCCGTTAAACCGTTTGCGACTGGAAGAGGACTACGGTGGCAAAATTGAAGAGGTCAAAGTAGAACGGATCTTTTTCTCAGAAGACAATCGGGTTGGTATTGGTACGTTTAGTCCGTCAGATCCAAAATCACAGGATATTGCTGATCTTACTGGATCAATTGATTTTTCCACGATTGCCACCTACGGATCAGAATCAGACCCACGAGCATACCGCTTTGATGGAGAATTAAATAAGGCTAATCGCGGGTTGATGGAATTCCAAGAAATGCTCAAATGTGATGAGAAATTTCTCTGGCATTTGCTTTCGTTAACACAGGAAGGTAATTTTAAAGCAGGCCGGTTTGCCTTGATTTCAGCGGATGAAATGATAGTAGCCCATACCAATGAATCGGAGTACCGCTCTTTTATTTCTAACAAAAAGAATGAAGCATTGCACTCTAGAATGATTGTGATGCCCATTCCATATAATTTAAAATTAGATCAGGAAGAACGAATATATCGAAAAATGATTGAAGAAAGTGATATTCAGGACGCTCACATCGCACCACATACATTGAAAATAGCTGCGATGTTTACCATTTTAACAAGATTGAAGGAATCCAAACAAAGCAATATCAGCATGTTGAAAAAACTCTATTTATATAATGATCAAGATGTTGAAGGATTTAGTGACCAAGACGTGAATGCATTGAAAAAAGAATACTCTGATGAAGGCATGACAGGGATTGATCCTCGATATGTCATCAATCGAATTTCATCAACCATTATCCGTAAAGAAATGCAAGCGATCAATGCACTTGATGTATTGCGTTCATTAAAAGACGGTTTAGATGATCACCCTTCCATTACTAAAGAACAGAAAGAAGATTATTTAGATTTTATTTCAGTAGCGCGGAAAGAATACGATGAGTTAGCGAAAAAAGAAGTGCAGAAAGCTTTTGTTTATTCCTATGAAGAGTCTGCCAAAACACTAATGGATAATTATTTAGATAATGTCGAAGCATTTTGTAATAAAACAAAATTGCAGGATCCATTAACAGGAGAAGAAATGCATCCAGATGAAAAATTAATGCGTTCGATCGAAGAACAGATTGGTATCTCTGAAAACGCGAAGAAAGCATTCCGCGAAGAAATCCTAATCCGAATATCAGCTTATGCTAGAAAAGGCAAAAAATTTGATTATCAATCACATGAGCGCTTGCGTGAAGCAATCCAAAAGAAATTATTTGCTGACTTGAAGGATGTTGTCAAAATTACTACTTCTACGAAAACGCCAGATGAACAACAATTGAAGAAAATGAATGAAGTGGTGGCGACACTTGTGGAAGAGTATGGATATAATACGCAATCTGCGAATGATCTGCTACGTTATGTTGGTAGTTTGTTGAATCGATAG
- the nagE gene encoding N-acetylglucosamine-specific PTS transporter subunit IIBC, which yields MVMKYLQNIGRSLMLPVAVLPAAAILMGIGYWMDPSGWGEENVVAAFLIKAGESIVSGESMSILFAVGIAFGMSKDKDGSAALSGLVSYLVITTLLSTDSVALLQSTDPENVNAAFDNIENQFIGIISGIVASIMYNRFSQVKLPDAFAFFSGKRLVPIMTAVTSLIVSAILFFVWPVVYSGLVSFGKAILDLDAIGAGLYGFFNRLLIPTGLHHALNSVFWFDVAGINDIANFWSGEGEKGVTGMYMAGFFPVMMFGLPAAALAMYHTAKTNRKKTAASLLLAAGFASFFTGVTEPLEFSFMFLAPALYVVHAALTGISMAVAAAFDWTAGFGFSAGFVDFILSSRLPLANQPFMLLVQGLIIAVIYYVLFRFLITKFNFKTPGREDDVDSTESSSEPSTSNDDISVMAKEIYAGLGGDENVLTLDNCVTRLRLDVKDMDAVDQQRIKNTGVPGINIVGKNSIQVIVGTQVQFVADEIKKIRN from the coding sequence ATGGTAATGAAGTATCTTCAAAATATCGGTAGATCTTTAATGTTGCCGGTTGCAGTTTTGCCAGCTGCCGCAATCTTAATGGGTATTGGCTATTGGATGGACCCATCAGGATGGGGGGAAGAAAATGTTGTAGCTGCATTTTTAATTAAAGCTGGAGAATCTATTGTTTCCGGTGAAAGTATGTCGATTTTGTTTGCGGTTGGTATTGCCTTTGGGATGTCCAAAGATAAGGATGGTTCTGCCGCGCTAAGTGGTTTAGTATCTTATCTAGTAATTACGACCTTGTTATCGACGGATTCTGTAGCATTGTTGCAAAGTACGGATCCAGAAAATGTAAATGCGGCTTTTGATAATATAGAAAATCAATTTATCGGTATTATCTCAGGTATTGTAGCTTCTATTATGTATAATCGATTTAGTCAAGTGAAACTACCAGATGCTTTTGCGTTTTTTAGTGGTAAGCGTTTAGTACCAATCATGACAGCGGTAACTAGTTTAATTGTTTCTGCCATTTTATTCTTTGTATGGCCGGTTGTCTATTCTGGATTAGTTTCATTTGGTAAGGCAATTCTAGATTTAGATGCAATTGGTGCAGGTTTATATGGATTCTTTAATCGATTATTAATACCGACAGGCCTTCATCATGCATTAAACTCAGTTTTTTGGTTTGATGTTGCAGGTATCAATGATATTGCGAATTTTTGGTCTGGAGAAGGGGAGAAAGGTGTTACTGGTATGTACATGGCAGGCTTCTTCCCGGTTATGATGTTTGGTTTACCTGCAGCAGCGTTAGCAATGTATCATACAGCTAAAACAAATCGAAAGAAAACAGCAGCATCATTACTGTTAGCAGCTGGTTTTGCCTCCTTTTTTACTGGTGTAACAGAACCGCTAGAATTTTCATTTATGTTTTTAGCTCCAGCGTTATATGTTGTTCATGCAGCTTTAACAGGTATTTCAATGGCTGTGGCAGCTGCTTTTGATTGGACAGCTGGTTTCGGATTTAGTGCCGGTTTTGTCGATTTCATTTTAAGTTCACGATTACCATTAGCAAATCAACCATTTATGTTACTTGTTCAAGGGTTAATCATAGCGGTTATTTATTACGTATTATTCCGATTCTTAATCACGAAGTTTAATTTCAAGACACCAGGTCGTGAGGATGATGTAGATTCAACGGAAAGTTCAAGTGAACCATCTACTTCTAATGATGATATATCTGTAATGGCAAAAGAAATTTATGCGGGATTAGGTGGAGATGAAAATGTTCTCACGCTTGATAATTGTGTGACACGATTAAGATTAGACGTCAAAGACATGGATGCCGTTGATCAGCAACGAATAAAGAATACAGGCGTACCAGGAATCAATATTGTAGGTAAAAACAGTATTCAAGTCATAGTAGGGACACAGGTTCAATTTGTAGCCGATGAAATTAAAAAAATACGTAATTAA
- a CDS encoding PRD domain-containing protein: MRLKKILNNNAVLVIDQQEEKVAIGTGIAFGKKKNDVINPKKIEQLFEMKENEKLQQLLNRIPEEHFLISEEIISYAEKYLGSKLSEHIHIALTDHVSFAIERIQDGIHLQNKLLNEIKILYRTEFEIGLWAVERMRQKYGIEVPIDEAAHIALHIHTMKLQGGDYGQTIKHTAIVREMIQLIMQKMEMEVKEDDISYQRLVTHLHFALTRVSHYELHELDEEMLYMIQKKFTDAYQCTKEVTEIIKNKYDIYFPESELGYITIHINRLRK; the protein is encoded by the coding sequence ATGAGATTGAAGAAGATTTTGAATAATAACGCTGTACTTGTAATTGACCAGCAAGAAGAAAAAGTAGCCATTGGAACAGGGATTGCATTCGGTAAAAAAAAGAATGATGTCATTAACCCAAAGAAAATCGAACAGCTATTTGAAATGAAAGAAAATGAAAAATTACAGCAGCTGTTAAATCGGATTCCAGAGGAACATTTTCTTATTTCAGAAGAAATTATCTCCTATGCGGAAAAGTATCTCGGTTCTAAGCTAAGTGAGCATATTCATATTGCTTTGACAGATCATGTTTCATTTGCTATTGAGCGGATACAGGATGGCATTCATCTCCAAAACAAACTTTTAAATGAAATAAAAATATTGTATCGCACTGAATTTGAAATTGGTTTGTGGGCAGTTGAGCGAATGCGTCAAAAATATGGTATAGAGGTTCCGATTGATGAAGCGGCTCATATTGCACTTCATATCCATACCATGAAGCTTCAGGGAGGTGATTACGGTCAGACCATTAAGCATACTGCCATTGTAAGAGAAATGATTCAGCTCATCATGCAGAAGATGGAAATGGAAGTTAAAGAAGATGATATATCCTATCAAAGGCTTGTTACACATTTGCATTTTGCTTTAACTCGTGTAAGTCACTATGAATTACATGAACTGGATGAGGAAATGTTATATATGATTCAAAAGAAATTTACAGATGCTTATCAGTGTACCAAGGAAGTAACAGAAATTATCAAAAATAAATATGATATTTATTTTCCAGAATCAGAGCTCGGATATATCACCATTCACATTAACAGACTTAGAAAGTAA
- a CDS encoding PTS sugar transporter subunit IIA has translation MFKNLLKRSSSKLQIKAPITGEILPLEKVPDPVFSQKMMGEGIAIIPKEENIVAPVEGTIIQIAPSKHAIGLKAKDGMELLIHVGLETVSLKGEGFKVLVNEGDHVSVGDKLMVVDLDYIRNKVQHIITPVVITNSNQSSNQYYPTAETECQAGKTSILTVDQ, from the coding sequence ATGTTTAAAAACTTGTTAAAGAGATCATCATCCAAATTACAAATAAAAGCACCTATTACTGGTGAAATATTACCACTTGAAAAAGTACCCGATCCTGTTTTTAGTCAAAAAATGATGGGAGAAGGGATTGCGATCATTCCAAAAGAAGAAAATATCGTTGCACCTGTTGAGGGAACTATTATTCAAATTGCACCAAGTAAGCATGCCATTGGATTAAAGGCAAAGGATGGTATGGAACTACTCATTCATGTTGGTTTAGAGACGGTTTCCTTAAAAGGAGAAGGATTTAAAGTTTTAGTTAACGAGGGAGACCATGTTTCAGTTGGTGATAAGTTGATGGTGGTAGATTTGGATTATATTCGTAATAAAGTACAACATATTATAACACCGGTAGTAATTACTAATAGTAACCAAAGTAGTAATCAGTATTACCCTACAGCAGAAACGGAGTGTCAAGCAGGAAAGACTTCCATTTTAACAGTTGATCAATAG
- the nagA gene encoding N-acetylglucosamine-6-phosphate deacetylase, with protein sequence MDNQKLLVKNIEVYAENNNIEEGFIKIINNKIEEINSLDRLESEDGYHVFDFSNTKVKAIPGLIDVHIHGANGADVMDGTPEALKVMATALPQEGTTSFLATTMTQSNDNIEKAITNVASYINHQPKGQAEIIGIHLEGPFIHKDRKGAQPVEYIKDPNISVFKKWNRLANQHIRLVTLAPELPGGLEFIQHLKKHGIIASAGHTNATAQEITIAIDHGLSHITHLYNQMRGFHHREPGVVGSAWLHDQLMVEIIADGIHSTSDAVNTAYQLKGNEKMLLITDAMRAKCLQDGNYELGGQKVIVENQKATLEDGTLAGSTLKLGDAVKNIINFTNCSLEEAISMASSNAAKELGIDDKKGTLATGKDADIVLLNENNDIILTICRGEIAYKGE encoded by the coding sequence TTGGATAATCAAAAGCTATTAGTGAAAAATATTGAGGTATATGCTGAAAACAACAATATAGAAGAAGGGTTTATCAAAATAATTAATAATAAAATTGAGGAAATAAATTCATTGGATAGGCTGGAATCCGAGGATGGTTATCATGTCTTCGACTTTTCAAATACAAAAGTAAAAGCTATTCCCGGATTGATTGATGTTCATATCCATGGCGCGAATGGAGCAGATGTGATGGACGGTACACCAGAAGCGTTAAAAGTCATGGCTACTGCATTACCTCAAGAAGGAACCACTTCTTTCTTAGCTACTACCATGACTCAAAGTAACGATAATATCGAAAAAGCTATTACAAATGTAGCTTCCTATATAAATCATCAACCAAAAGGTCAGGCGGAAATTATCGGAATTCATCTGGAAGGTCCTTTTATTCATAAAGATCGTAAAGGAGCTCAACCAGTGGAGTATATTAAAGATCCTAATATCTCCGTATTTAAAAAATGGAATAGATTAGCTAATCAACATATCCGACTCGTCACACTAGCACCTGAACTACCTGGAGGACTAGAATTCATTCAACATTTGAAAAAACATGGAATTATCGCATCTGCTGGTCATACTAATGCCACCGCTCAAGAGATAACCATTGCCATTGATCATGGACTTTCTCACATAACTCATTTGTATAATCAAATGCGTGGCTTTCATCATCGGGAGCCTGGAGTTGTTGGCTCGGCATGGCTTCATGATCAACTGATGGTCGAAATCATTGCAGACGGTATTCATTCGACTTCAGATGCGGTGAACACAGCGTATCAGCTTAAAGGAAACGAAAAAATGCTACTGATTACGGATGCCATGAGAGCAAAATGTCTTCAAGATGGCAATTATGAGTTAGGCGGGCAGAAGGTTATTGTTGAAAACCAAAAAGCAACTTTAGAAGATGGTACTTTAGCCGGAAGCACGTTAAAACTAGGCGATGCAGTTAAGAATATAATCAACTTTACTAACTGCTCGCTTGAAGAAGCTATCTCTATGGCTTCTTCTAATGCTGCAAAAGAACTAGGGATTGATGATAAAAAAGGTACTCTTGCTACTGGTAAAGATGCAGACATTGTTTTATTAAATGAAAATAACGACATCATTCTAACTATTTGTCGAGGAGAAATTGCATACAAAGGAGAGTAA
- the nagB gene encoding glucosamine-6-phosphate deaminase: MKVIRTKNYQEMSKMAANFILDKVKSSSELTLGLATGGTPVQTYHYLAKDYQEQKTSYQHVTTFNLDEYIGLDPSDPNSYHYYMDKHFFSKVNIPSDQTFIPNGLAENLEKECQAYDEEIKKHNGIDLQLLGLGTNGHVGFNEPGTAFDQHTHIVALTESTMQANARFFNNINQVPNRAITMGIASIMESKEILLLVSGKEKNDALNKLLHGEIDKHFPASVLNQHENVTIIADEDAIINTNL; encoded by the coding sequence ATGAAAGTAATTCGTACTAAAAACTATCAGGAAATGAGCAAAATGGCAGCTAACTTTATCTTAGACAAAGTTAAATCGAGCTCTGAATTGACGTTAGGATTAGCTACTGGGGGCACTCCTGTTCAAACGTATCATTATTTAGCAAAAGATTATCAAGAACAGAAAACCTCCTATCAACACGTAACAACATTTAATTTAGATGAATATATCGGTTTGGACCCAAGTGATCCCAACAGTTATCACTACTACATGGATAAACACTTTTTTAGTAAGGTTAACATTCCATCAGATCAAACCTTTATTCCAAATGGGTTAGCTGAAAATTTGGAAAAGGAATGTCAAGCATATGATGAAGAAATAAAAAAACATAATGGAATAGACCTACAATTATTAGGATTAGGTACGAATGGACATGTTGGTTTTAATGAGCCTGGAACTGCTTTTGATCAACATACACATATCGTTGCGTTAACGGAATCAACAATGCAAGCTAATGCTCGTTTTTTCAATAACATTAACCAGGTTCCTAATAGGGCGATCACAATGGGAATTGCTTCTATTATGGAAAGTAAAGAAATTCTACTACTTGTTTCTGGAAAAGAAAAAAATGATGCACTTAATAAACTGCTTCATGGTGAAATAGATAAACATTTCCCTGCATCTGTTTTAAATCAGCATGAGAATGTTACCATTATTGCTGATGAAGATGCTATAATAAATACCAATTTATAA
- a CDS encoding GntR family transcriptional regulator has translation MIDKQSPIPIYHQLEEQIKAKIENGEYKPGDSLPSEREYAEQLNISRMTVRQAITNLVNERYLHRIKGKGTFITEQKLEQNLNGLTSFTEDMKARGMEPGNRLINFEIIPANQSIAEQLHIAEHAPIYEIKRIRLAENIPMALERTYIPANLIKGLTDNIVQNSIYQYIESKLALKIGKASQIFEATIANEEEIEYLEIPELSPVLFIKRTTQLEDGTTFEVVKSSYRADRYKFMFDLERQ, from the coding sequence ATGATTGATAAACAATCACCTATTCCTATTTATCATCAATTGGAAGAACAAATAAAAGCTAAAATCGAAAATGGGGAATATAAACCGGGAGATTCCTTACCTTCTGAACGGGAGTATGCTGAGCAACTTAATATTAGCCGAATGACCGTGCGACAAGCAATCACTAATTTAGTGAATGAACGTTATTTACACCGCATAAAAGGTAAAGGAACATTCATAACCGAGCAAAAATTAGAACAAAACTTAAATGGACTTACAAGCTTTACAGAAGACATGAAAGCACGCGGGATGGAGCCTGGTAACAGGTTAATTAATTTTGAAATCATCCCAGCCAATCAAAGTATAGCAGAACAGCTCCATATAGCCGAACATGCACCGATTTATGAGATTAAGCGGATACGTTTAGCAGAAAATATCCCCATGGCTTTGGAGCGTACTTACATTCCCGCTAACTTAATAAAAGGTTTAACGGATAATATTGTACAAAATTCTATTTATCAATATATAGAGAGTAAATTGGCGTTAAAAATAGGAAAAGCAAGTCAAATATTCGAAGCTACTATTGCCAATGAGGAAGAAATTGAATATTTGGAGATACCAGAGCTATCTCCAGTCCTTTTTATAAAAAGAACAACACAATTAGAGGATGGTACTACATTTGAAGTAGTTAAATCTTCTTATCGAGCAGATCGATACAAATTTATGTTTGATCTAGAACGCCAATAA
- the murQ gene encoding N-acetylmuramic acid 6-phosphate etherase yields the protein MGKTVTEATNQNSLSIDEMEAIDIVTLMLEEDRHIQEGIQKSLTTIAEAVELIVDKWQHGARVFVAGAGTSGRIGVLDAVELGPTFSIDPHRWIAFIAGGKNAMWEPLEQHEDSASDIVQELQQLEFNENDVLIAISASGTTPYSLAALTYAKEKQASSISISCNHQTISSELSDVGIELIVGPEVIRGSTRLKAGTAQKIAINMISTATMVKLGKVYQNEMIDMQLINNKLVKRAETMLRQLTNLNEQEAKELMNETNNDVKLSIIIAKTGCDKNVAEKYLNKANNHVKKAILLFEMDQKD from the coding sequence ATGGGCAAAACCGTTACTGAAGCGACAAATCAAAATTCGCTTTCTATCGATGAAATGGAAGCGATTGATATCGTCACTTTAATGTTGGAAGAAGATCGCCATATTCAAGAAGGGATTCAAAAATCATTAACCACTATTGCAGAAGCAGTTGAATTGATTGTAGACAAGTGGCAACATGGGGCTCGTGTCTTTGTCGCAGGAGCTGGAACGAGTGGGCGGATCGGTGTATTAGACGCAGTTGAGCTTGGGCCAACATTTTCGATCGATCCTCACCGTTGGATTGCCTTTATTGCAGGTGGAAAAAATGCAATGTGGGAACCACTTGAGCAACATGAGGATAGTGCGTCCGATATTGTTCAGGAATTACAACAACTCGAGTTTAACGAAAACGACGTACTGATTGCTATTAGCGCAAGCGGTACTACTCCCTATTCCTTAGCTGCACTTACCTATGCGAAAGAAAAACAGGCTTCCTCGATCTCGATAAGTTGCAATCATCAAACGATATCAAGTGAATTAAGTGATGTCGGAATCGAGTTAATCGTAGGTCCCGAAGTTATCAGAGGATCAACAAGATTAAAAGCTGGTACAGCACAAAAAATAGCTATCAATATGATTTCGACTGCTACGATGGTTAAGCTTGGAAAAGTGTACCAGAATGAGATGATAGATATGCAGCTCATTAATAATAAATTAGTAAAACGAGCAGAAACGATGCTAAGACAACTAACTAACCTAAACGAACAAGAAGCAAAAGAACTAATGAACGAAACAAACAATGATGTTAAACTTTCTATCATCATAGCCAAAACTGGCTGCGACAAAAACGTAGCAGAAAAATACCTAAATAAAGCAAACAACCATGTAAAAAAAGCAATCCTATTATTTGAAATGGACCAAAAGGATTGA